Part of the Quercus robur chromosome 5, dhQueRobu3.1, whole genome shotgun sequence genome, CGTTGATAGGTGACCCCAGCATTCTTTAACCCGAACGGCATCACGGTATAGTGGTAGTTGGCGTCAGGGGAGATAAATACTGTCTTTTCCTAATCTTTAGTGGCCAAGGCAATCTGATGGTAACCCTGAAAGGCGTCTAGAAAACTCATCCTTGGGTGCCCATATATGGCATCCACTAGTTGATCGATCTTCGGCATGGGAAATGGGTCTTTCAAGCACGCTTGATTTAGATTAGTGAAATCTACGCAAACTCTCAATTTGCCATTCATCTTCTTTACCACTACGGTATTTGTGAGCcattttggaaagaaaatttcttttattgctCCGGCCTCCTTTAACCTCTTAACCTCTTGCCTAACAGCTTCAGCGTGCTCTTTAGCCGACCTCCTCTGTTTCTACTTCTTAGGAGGGAACAACGGGTCCATGTTAAGCTTGTGAACTATGAACTCAAGGTCCACCCTGTGCACCTCATACGGGCTCCAAGCAAACATATCCACATTCTGCATAAGAAACAGCAGCATCTCTACCCTGTCCTCATCCCTTATACTCGCCCCTACCTGAAAATACCTGTCATCATTCGGTAATATCCTTACTTTGACCAATTCCTTGGCACAGCTAGCCCTCACTCCTTGGGGCTCTTGTAATTGCTATGAAGGGACTTCCTCAGACGGTTCCTTTTGTTTGGTCTGTTTGTTTCTCCTAATTAACTGCGGCAACTAAGCACTGTCTAGCCACTTCCTCGCTCCTCCTTACTATAGCGACGCCTTGCTCGGTGCGGACTTTGATCTTCACATGCAGGGTGGACAGTATTGCCCCCATTGCATGAATCCATGGCCTCCCTACGATCGCCGTATACGGAGAAAATGAAGCAACCACTACAAATATTACCACTACTTCCTTACCTCCCATATTCACAGGGAGCGAAATCTGCCCCTCTAGGATTACCACCCG contains:
- the LOC126728736 gene encoding uncharacterized protein LOC126728736 translates to MIQPHDDALVVTTQINGFIVKRVMIDQGNGADVMYPDLFKGLRLKNEDLSKYDTPLVGFDGRVVILEGQISLPVNMGGKEVVVIFVVVASFSPYTAIVGRPWIHAMGAILSTLHVKIKVRTEQGVAIVGASIRDEDRVEMLLFLMQNVDMFAWSPYEVHRVDLEFIVHKLNMDPLFPPKK